From the Drosophila subpulchrella strain 33 F10 #4 breed RU33 unplaced genomic scaffold, RU_Dsub_v1.1 Primary Assembly Seq348, whole genome shotgun sequence genome, the window CATCCAGTTTCAGTTCTTGGCGAAATTTAGACCTCCATTCCAAGTACGATTCTCTTGTGACTTTAGTACCATGGAACTTGGCCTGTTCCTTCTTTTCACGTTCTTGTGCTTCCAGCTCGTACTGCTTCTCGAGCTTATTCAATTGTTCACTATACCATTGCTCACATCTTTTCTTTTATGGATGAAATCAATGCAAAACACATTTGCATACCCAATAACATATCGGTTTCGATTTGCGATTCTAATTGTACGGTTAATTCAGGCAAGTACCCCTTAAAGCTTATTAAATCGGGCAGGTTTTCAAACTTTTTCAGTACTTTATTACCATGGTCGTCATATTCAACCTCGTCTTCATCTTCCTCGTTATCTTCTTCGTTGTCATTGAGGGCTACTTCTTGAGCTTCCAATGAAATCAGGCATGGTTCGTCAGGGTAGTTTTCTGGTAACTTGAATTCGGCGATTATAGTGTGCTCTTTGGTTAAAACAGAAGTAGAATCACCTGTATCCAGCTCTAATTTAATGGCtacttcaaatttaatctttgggtATTCATCGTTTATGATCCTCAGTTCATCAGGATAAATGGACTCTAAAACTTCTAGTTCCTGCTTCTGTTCTTCCT encodes:
- the LOC119559715 gene encoding LOW QUALITY PROTEIN: protein GIR2-like (The sequence of the model RefSeq protein was modified relative to this genomic sequence to represent the inferred CDS: deleted 1 base in 1 codon), with protein sequence MDYKEEQKQELEVLESIYPDELRIINDEYPKIKFEVAIKLELDTGDSTSVLTKEHTIIAEFKLPENYPDEPCLISLEAQEVALNDNEEDNEEDEDEVEYDDHGNKVLKKFENLPDLISFKGYLPELTVQLESQIETDMLLGMQMCFALISSIKERCEQWYSEQLNKLEKQYELEAQEREKKEQAKFHGTKVTRESYLEWRSKFRQELKLDERDQVRRMKAHHGKLTGKQMFEQGVVGTGDEYMEEDDASVDDVAKGLAKTEIANQ